One stretch of Arachis hypogaea cultivar Tifrunner chromosome 20, arahy.Tifrunner.gnm2.J5K5, whole genome shotgun sequence DNA includes these proteins:
- the LOC112785468 gene encoding uncharacterized protein, translating into MSEYKWEVGTLYVSREEFKDCATAYAVHTGRGLRFDKVDLQRVKVTCVEGCNWFAYCGKIKNEQTWQLTSCHNKHSCSRELKIGIMHAKWLDKVFLKKIAENPKIKLSTLMNKAYSKWNVELTKSKAARVKQFALDELQGTYIEQYRRLYDYCHELLRSNPGSTVKLQVERPPEFASERPKPGVDLRPKFQRLYVCLDACKKSFMTPYGGHLLTAIGWDPNDQILPIAYAVVEAETKDTWTWFLTNLCDDFGSDKLMRCTFMSDQQKIL; encoded by the exons ATGAGTGAGTACAAGTGGGAGGTTGGAACTCTTTATGTCTCAAGAGAAGAGTTCAAGGATTGTGCCACTGCCTATGCTGTACACACTGGGAGGGGTTTGAGGTTTGATAAGGTTGATCTTCAGAGAGTGAAGGTCACTTGTGTGGAGGGTTGTAACTGGTTTGCATACTGTGGGAAGATTAAGAATGAGCAAACATGGCAATTAACCAGCTGCCATAACAAGCATAGCTGTTCTAGAGAGTTGAAAATTGGAATTATGCATGCAAAATGGTTGGACAAAGTGTTTCTAAAAAAGATCGCTGAGAATCCAAAAATAAAGCTCTCCACGCTAATGAACAAAGCATACAGCAAGTGGAATGTAGAGCTAACTAAGTCTAAAGCTGCCCGGGTTAAGCAGTTTGCACTTGATGAGTTACAAGGAACGTACATAGAGCAGTATCGGAGACTGTATGACTATTGTCATGAATTGCTGAGGTCTAACCCGGGTTCTACAGTTAAGTTGCAAGTGGAGAGACCACCTGAGTTTGCTTCTGAGAGACCAAAACCGGGTGTGGATTTAAGGCCAAAGTTCCAAAGACTCTATGTGTGCCTTGATGCATGCAAGAAGAGTTTTATG ACACCATATGGAGGTCACCTTCTCACGGCTATTGGCTGGGACCCGAACGACCAGATACTGCCGATAGCCTACGCAGTAGTTGAAGCAGAGACTAAGGACACATGGACTTGGTTTCTCACGAATCTGTGTGATGACTTTGGTAGTGACAAGCTAATGAGATGCACCTTCATGTCTGACCAACAAAAG ATTCTGTGA
- the LOC112783268 gene encoding uncharacterized protein: MLWRALSLRKPSATCFFQLNQQRGMHDRNKKAMAFIAKGWNALKEVDRVIDYCELNDTRLIPLLLRAKENFELALEADNTNTHARYWLSRLHMKYHVPGANKAVGAALLVEAADMGDADAQFALGCQLRIENDYVQSDQQAFYYLQKAVDQLHPGALYLLGAVYLTGDCVKQDIASALWCFHRASEKGHAGAAIAFGSLLLKGVKVPETITKFSSKRGSATRKAGKGKESLAIDPVEMAREKFQIAAKAGCDLGFKWLARLEEEERRLLTEGYSDSNNVSS; this comes from the exons ATGCTGTGGAGGGCATTGTCCTTGCGGAAACCCTCTGCCACTTGTTTCTTCCAATTGAATCAGCAGAGAGGAATGCATGATAGGAACAAGAAGGCGATGGCGTTCATCGCAAAAGGTTGGAACGCGTTGAAGGAGGTCGATAGGGTAATTGATTACTGCGAGCTCAATGATACACGCCTCATCCCTCTGCTTCTTAGAGCAAAGGAGAATTTTGAGCTTGCTTTGGAGGCTGACAACACCAACACGCATGCTAGGTATTGGTTATCCAGATTGCACATGAAGTATCATGTTCCTGGCGCTAATAAAGCCGTTGGAGCTGCTTTATTGGTCGAAGCTGCTGACATGGGTGATGCTGATGCACAATTTGCATTGGGTTGTCAATTGAGAATTGAG AATGACTACGTCCAATCAGATCAACAAGCTTTTTATTATTTGCAGAAAGCTGTTGATCAG TTGCATCCAGGTGCTCTTTACCTTTTGGGTGCTGTATATTTGACGGGCGATTGCGTGAAGCAAGATATTGCTTCAGCATTGTGGTGTTTTCATAGGGCTTCAGAGAAG GGCCATGCCGGAGCAGCTATAGCATTTGGATCTCTTCTTCTTAAAG GTGTTAAGGTTCCAGAAACAATAACAAAATTCAGTTCGAAGAGAGGTTCTGCTACTCGCAAAGCTGGGAAGGGGAAAGAAAGTCTTGCAATTGATCCGGTAGAGATGGCACGAGAAAAGTTCCAGATAGCGGCAAAGGCAGGATGTGATCTTGGATTCAAATGGCTTGCTAGGTTAGAGGAGGAAGAGAGGCGATTACTTACTGAAGGGTATTCGGATTCAAATAATGTGTCCAGTTAG